One Rosa chinensis cultivar Old Blush chromosome 5, RchiOBHm-V2, whole genome shotgun sequence genomic region harbors:
- the LOC112203495 gene encoding uncharacterized protein LOC112203495, which yields MKAPTPGVPLKVYLASSNAVVGALLAQDGEAGGEFPIYNVSKLLRGDETRYPKAERLCLALVYAAQRYLLTRPVLSGRLARWLLQLSEFDIICTTPRAIKGKVVIDMITLFPEEEGFDVSYDILGELPGMAAVVEEEEPWTLHFDGSAMTNRGGAGVVLLDPMGHAIPLSFKLNFSCTNNVAEYEAFIVGLTTAHELSVKKIKVNGDSNLVISQLKGDFAVK from the exons ATGAAAGCACCAACTCCAGGCGTCCCCTTAAAAGTATATCTGGCCTCTTCCAATGCAGTCGTGGGAGCATTATTAGCACAAGATGGTGAAGCTGGAGGAGAATTTCCTATTTACAATGTGAGCAAGCTTTTGAGAGGAGATGAAACACGCTACCCCAAGGCAGAAAGGCTTTGTTTAGCACTTGTCTATGCAGCACAAAG ATATTTGCTGACAAGACCAGTGCTGTCAGGGCGGCTAGCAAGATGGTTGCTCCAGTTGTCTGAGTTCGACATTATATGTACAACACCAAGGGCTATTAAGGGAAAAGTCGTGATTGACATGATCACTCTCttcccagaagaagaaggatttgATGTTTCTTATGACATACTCGGAGAGTTACCTGGAATGGCAGCagtggttgaagaagaagaaccctgGACCCTTCACTTCGATGGGTCAGCCATGACTAATAGAGGAGGAGCTGGAGTTGTACTCTTAGACCCTATGGGGCATGCCATACCTCTTTCATTCAAGCTAAACTTCTCATGCACCAATAACGTGGCAGAGTATGAAGCTTTTATTGTTGGGCTCACAACTGCACATGAATTAAGCGTCAAGAAAATCAAAGTGAATGGGGATTCAAACCTAGTCATTAGTCAACTAAAGGGGGATTTTGCAGTGAAATAA